Proteins encoded together in one Nostoc sp. PCC 7524 window:
- a CDS encoding ISL3 family transposase, producing the protein MSVLSYLLPDSANLKLENCILDEIKTQIKLIVSAINRVVNCPVCNQPTHKIHSRYERKLADLPWADYSITLQLRVRKFFCLNKLCKRRIFAERLTNVTAPWARRTLRLAQRLSAIGLANGGAAGVRLSQDLGIKVSRNTLLNLVRSIPLPPIVTPHTLGVDDFCFRKCKTYGTALIDLERRRPIALLKDAKAETLAEWLKAHPGVKVVSRDRSKTYESGIRQGAPEAIQVADRFHLLQNLSQTLYQVFGNHAKTLKEVEKQVFNTDTKVHLEVETANNLSMIAETNKSPVVPRFPQNTSLKRKVQSAKARDRRREIHEQVWRLRSIGLSGLAIAQELGVSKTTVFNYLRSSTFTERRERSDHGLSLLNPYHDYLLSRWNSGNHNTQELFEEIRTCGYTGSYATVARFTRYLKTLPGFEPAKGSRKNASPRVSSCAHRPLTPSRVTALVLRRPELIQPNEREVIAQLQKAHSDLKSAIELAQQFASLVRQRLPEQLDAWLNKAKNSLVSLLRSFAVSLESDYDAVKAGVTMSVSNGPVEGHINRLKMLKRQMYGRAKIDLLERRFLLAI; encoded by the coding sequence ATGTCAGTGCTAAGTTATCTATTACCAGATTCAGCAAACCTGAAACTTGAAAATTGCATTCTTGACGAGATAAAAACTCAGATAAAGTTGATTGTTTCTGCTATCAATAGAGTAGTTAATTGTCCAGTTTGTAACCAACCAACTCATAAAATTCATAGTCGCTATGAGCGAAAGTTAGCAGATTTACCCTGGGCTGATTACAGCATTACTTTACAGTTAAGGGTGCGGAAGTTTTTTTGCCTTAATAAATTGTGTAAACGGCGCATTTTTGCAGAAAGGCTGACCAATGTTACCGCACCTTGGGCGAGAAGAACTCTACGTTTAGCTCAAAGACTGAGTGCGATTGGTTTAGCTAATGGTGGTGCAGCAGGGGTAAGACTCTCACAGGACTTGGGGATAAAAGTTTCTCGCAACACGCTATTAAATTTAGTCCGCTCAATTCCACTACCACCCATCGTAACGCCACATACTCTTGGGGTAGACGACTTTTGTTTTCGTAAATGTAAAACTTACGGCACAGCACTAATTGATCTCGAACGCAGACGACCAATTGCTCTACTCAAAGATGCAAAGGCTGAAACTTTGGCAGAATGGTTAAAAGCTCACCCTGGTGTCAAAGTCGTCTCACGAGATCGGTCAAAAACTTATGAAAGTGGTATTCGCCAAGGTGCGCCAGAAGCCATTCAAGTTGCAGACCGCTTTCATCTATTGCAGAACTTATCTCAAACGCTTTATCAAGTCTTTGGTAATCACGCCAAAACACTAAAAGAAGTGGAAAAACAAGTCTTTAATACTGATACTAAAGTGCATTTAGAGGTGGAAACAGCAAACAACCTTTCCATGATTGCTGAGACTAATAAGAGTCCAGTTGTGCCAAGGTTTCCCCAAAACACATCTTTAAAAAGAAAAGTTCAATCCGCCAAAGCACGGGATAGACGCAGAGAAATCCATGAGCAAGTTTGGAGACTGCGGTCTATTGGCTTATCAGGGCTAGCAATCGCTCAAGAGCTGGGAGTTTCTAAAACTACCGTATTCAATTACTTGCGTAGCTCAACTTTTACCGAACGTCGTGAACGTAGCGACCACGGTCTGAGTCTTCTCAACCCTTATCATGATTACCTCCTCAGTCGCTGGAATAGCGGGAACCACAACACCCAAGAACTGTTTGAAGAAATTCGCACCTGCGGCTATACCGGTAGTTATGCCACGGTCGCTCGCTTCACTCGTTATCTCAAGACCTTGCCCGGATTTGAGCCAGCAAAAGGTTCAAGAAAAAACGCTTCCCCCAGGGTTAGCTCTTGCGCCCATCGTCCTCTCACCCCCAGTCGCGTCACAGCTTTAGTCTTGCGACGACCAGAATTAATACAGCCTAATGAGCGTGAAGTCATCGCTCAACTACAAAAAGCCCATTCGGATTTGAAGTCAGCTATTGAACTAGCACAACAGTTTGCATCTCTTGTGCGTCAACGCCTGCCTGAGCAGCTCGATGCTTGGTTAAACAAAGCTAAAAACAGCTTGGTTTCTTTGTTGCGCTCCTTTGCTGTTAGTTTAGAGTCTGACTACGATGCTGTGAAAGCAGGTGTAACTATGTCAGTTAGTAATGGCCCAGTTGAAGGGCATATTAATCGACTGAAAATGTTAAAACGGCAGATGTATGGTCGCGCCAAGATAGACTTACTAGAACGACGATTTCTGTTGGCTATTTGA
- a CDS encoding PEP-CTERM sorting domain-containing protein (PEP-CTERM proteins occur, often in large numbers, in the proteomes of bacteria that also encode an exosortase, a predicted intramembrane cysteine proteinase. The presence of a PEP-CTERM domain at a protein's C-terminus predicts cleavage within the sorting domain, followed by covalent anchoring to some some component of the (usually Gram-negative) cell surface. Many PEP-CTERM proteins exhibit an unusual sequence composition that includes large numbers of potential glycosylation sites. Expression of one such protein has been shown restore the ability of a bacterium to form floc, a type of biofilm.), translating to MSSRPREFRISIASFDLLDIPSASLGLVDSPYARNGFTECYNCAPFNAGLPGAFLSSIPVSVPEPASIAGLALIGIAITTTRRKLQ from the coding sequence TTGAGTAGTAGACCGAGAGAGTTCCGTATTAGTATTGCCTCTTTTGACCTGTTAGATATTCCATCTGCCTCACTCGGTTTAGTTGACAGTCCCTACGCTCGCAACGGTTTTACGGAGTGTTACAATTGCGCCCCATTTAATGCCGGTCTCCCTGGAGCTTTCTTATCTTCTATTCCTGTTTCTGTTCCTGAGCCTGCCAGTATTGCCGGATTGGCATTGATCGGAATTGCCATTACAACTACACGTCGCAAACTACAGTAA
- a CDS encoding addiction module protein, which produces MSETAEKLKLELSQLSAKERAEIAYFLIHSLDDDLETVWDTELSKRLEDINCNTVIGEPIYQVFEELREKYS; this is translated from the coding sequence ATGAGTGAAACTGCCGAAAAACTTAAACTTGAACTTTCTCAGCTTTCTGCAAAAGAACGTGCTGAAATTGCTTACTTTTTAATTCATTCTCTAGATGATGATTTAGAAACTGTTTGGGATACGGAATTAAGTAAAAGGTTGGAAGATATTAATTGCAACACAGTTATTGGAGAGCCAATATATCAAGTTTTTGAAGAGTTACGAGAAAAGTATTCGTGA
- the ilvA gene encoding threonine ammonia-lyase, biosynthetic, which produces MLCDYLVQILTARVYDVAQESPLEYAPNLSARLNNQLLLKREDMQSVFSFKLRGAYNKMANLAPDLLAQGVIAASAGNHAQGVALGAKRLGTRAIIVMPVTTPQVKVDAVKARGGEVVLHGDTYDDAYTYARQLEAEKGLSFIHPFDDPHVIAGQGTIGMEILRQYQQPIHAIFVAIGGGGLIAGIAAYVKRIRPEIKIIGVEPVDADAMHQSLKAGKRVRLSQVGLFADGVAVREVGEETFRLCQEYVDDIILVDTDDTCAAIKDVFEDTRSILEPAGALAIAGAKAYVEREQIQGQTLIAVACGANMNFDRLRFVAERAEFGERREAIFAVTIPETPGSLHKFCECIGRRNLTEFNYRIADEKIAHIFVGMQIQNRAERAKMVETFENCGFQTIDLTDDELTKLHLRHMVGGHSPLAHNELLYRFEFPERPGALMKFVASMSPNWNISMFHYRNNGADYGRIVVGMQVPPQEMEEWQGFLDTLGYQYWDESQNPAYKLFLG; this is translated from the coding sequence ATGCTTTGCGACTACCTGGTACAAATTCTGACTGCTCGTGTGTATGATGTTGCCCAGGAATCCCCTCTGGAATATGCCCCTAATCTTTCTGCCAGACTGAATAATCAACTCTTGTTGAAGCGCGAAGATATGCAGTCTGTATTTTCCTTCAAACTGCGCGGTGCTTACAACAAGATGGCCAACCTAGCACCAGATTTACTGGCACAAGGTGTAATTGCCGCATCGGCTGGCAACCATGCTCAAGGTGTGGCTTTGGGTGCAAAGCGGTTAGGAACTAGAGCCATTATCGTCATGCCTGTAACTACGCCTCAAGTCAAGGTGGATGCAGTCAAAGCACGAGGCGGCGAGGTAGTTTTGCATGGAGATACCTATGATGATGCCTATACCTACGCCCGACAACTAGAAGCAGAAAAGGGTTTAAGCTTCATTCACCCTTTTGATGATCCTCATGTGATTGCAGGGCAGGGAACTATTGGCATGGAAATTTTACGCCAATATCAGCAACCCATCCATGCCATATTTGTAGCTATTGGTGGCGGTGGCTTAATTGCTGGGATTGCGGCTTATGTCAAACGCATCCGCCCCGAAATCAAAATTATTGGTGTAGAACCAGTAGATGCTGATGCCATGCACCAATCATTAAAAGCAGGCAAACGGGTAAGGTTGTCGCAGGTGGGTTTATTTGCTGATGGTGTCGCTGTGCGGGAAGTTGGGGAAGAAACCTTTCGGTTGTGTCAAGAATATGTAGACGACATTATTTTGGTGGATACAGATGACACCTGTGCCGCGATTAAAGATGTGTTTGAGGATACCCGTTCAATTTTAGAACCTGCCGGAGCATTGGCGATCGCCGGCGCTAAAGCTTACGTAGAACGGGAGCAAATCCAAGGACAAACCTTAATAGCCGTCGCCTGCGGTGCAAATATGAATTTTGATCGTTTGCGCTTTGTTGCTGAACGAGCCGAATTTGGAGAACGCCGCGAAGCCATCTTTGCAGTCACTATTCCCGAAACACCAGGCAGTCTGCATAAATTTTGTGAATGTATTGGCAGACGCAACCTGACAGAGTTTAACTACCGCATCGCTGACGAGAAAATCGCCCATATTTTTGTCGGGATGCAAATTCAAAACCGTGCTGAGAGAGCCAAGATGGTAGAAACCTTTGAAAATTGTGGTTTTCAAACTATCGACTTAACCGATGATGAACTGACAAAACTGCATCTACGGCACATGGTTGGCGGACATTCTCCCCTGGCACATAATGAATTACTCTACCGTTTTGAGTTTCCCGAACGCCCCGGTGCATTAATGAAGTTTGTAGCTTCCATGAGTCCCAACTGGAATATTAGTATGTTCCACTACCGCAACAACGGCGCAGATTATGGACGCATTGTGGTAGGAATGCAAGTACCACCCCAGGAAATGGAGGAATGGCAAGGGTTTCTAGATACCCTTGGCTACCAGTATTGGGATGAAAGCCAAAATCCGGCGTATAAACTGTTTTTGGGTTGA
- a CDS encoding DUF1350 family protein: MNQKLRFQPVSHSWVALHPQPKGVIQFIGGAFFGTFGPMFFYRYLLQYLFNSGYTIILLPFNFTFNHYVEAGFLIKEQYEITPELVRMAKLANYDYHIYLNDKNFFWMGHSIGCKYIALLEGFTDLAEKPEQLEARIRQMVLATSNTSDKAKNEAKIQRIVSDIKNLIHELEAEDKKATQLISYYLGKKQANIFSSPFIKGQPSILLAPVNSGTDSAIPPILANFIDKLGWGVKPSPDETYELIKATDLFNLLGLVQFNSDKIAKETVNWFINKFHKPPVDFQETLAGGHLKPLGVQIGNFVINFPDSWQIIQSKQRRTSEFELYVGKLLQGLDKKRKI; encoded by the coding sequence ATGAATCAAAAACTGAGATTTCAACCTGTTTCTCATAGTTGGGTAGCTTTACATCCCCAACCCAAAGGGGTAATTCAATTTATTGGTGGGGCTTTCTTTGGTACTTTTGGCCCCATGTTTTTCTACCGTTATTTGTTGCAATATTTATTTAACAGTGGATATACTATTATCCTTTTACCATTCAATTTTACTTTTAACCATTATGTAGAAGCGGGATTTCTCATCAAAGAACAATACGAAATCACACCAGAACTTGTCAGAATGGCGAAGTTAGCCAACTATGACTATCACATCTATCTCAACGATAAAAATTTCTTTTGGATGGGGCATAGTATAGGTTGTAAATATATTGCTCTTTTAGAAGGTTTTACCGACTTAGCCGAAAAGCCTGAACAATTAGAAGCAAGGATTCGGCAGATGGTATTAGCAACCAGCAATACATCAGACAAAGCCAAAAACGAGGCTAAAATTCAGCGCATTGTTTCAGACATTAAAAACCTAATTCATGAACTTGAGGCAGAAGATAAGAAAGCTACCCAATTAATTAGTTATTATCTTGGTAAAAAACAAGCTAATATATTTTCCAGCCCGTTCATCAAAGGTCAGCCTTCTATACTGTTAGCTCCCGTAAATAGCGGAACTGATAGCGCAATTCCCCCAATTTTAGCCAACTTTATTGATAAATTAGGATGGGGTGTTAAACCTAGCCCTGACGAAACTTACGAATTAATCAAAGCTACGGATCTATTTAATTTATTAGGATTAGTGCAGTTTAATTCTGATAAAATTGCCAAAGAAACTGTTAATTGGTTTATTAATAAATTCCACAAACCACCGGTAGATTTTCAGGAAACCTTAGCCGGAGGACATTTAAAACCTTTGGGTGTTCAAATCGGTAATTTTGTGATTAATTTCCCCGATAGCTGGCAGATTATTCAATCTAAACAAAGACGCACCAGCGAATTTGAATTGTACGTAGGTAAATTGCTCCAGGGTTTAGACAAAAAACGCAAGATTTAA
- a CDS encoding GTPase family protein produces the protein MVRLNLWQWVVLATPIAAIIIFLVVAAGMQIHEWGINWIWGVFTLVFLGWRWLLVRWTQPVITQVEAALAEVRVELETQIENPTTPVSGDMTKQAEAALQEILTVAQSDRPIWEDWQTFWQRCQELVVAIAHIYHPEVQYPLLNIYVPQAYGLIRGTVDDLDQWMQKLSPALNQVTVGQAYQAYEVYRKLEPSVRKAWRAWSWAQWLLNPVAAVANRATQGYSNQANQQLLGNLGQLLREAALRNLCRQAIALYSGATIPVETPTVSTPTLPKTKTQTLQNILAQAEPVEKVEQKPISILLVGRTGAGKSSLINTLFQGDLAAVDVLPSTNQIQNYHWQTQDGETLHLWDTPGYEQVKREDLRQLVLDYATNADLLLLVTPVLDPALQMDVDFLQAIKATIADIPAIAVVTQVDRLRPIREWQPPYDWQWGEKPKEIAIREATAYRGELLGDFCNLVLPVVTSELSTGRIAWGVDALSLGLMEAIAPAKQLRLARFLRNQEARTVAAAKIIDHYTFQMATTQGLTALLKSPVLQFIATLSTGSPTLAYILAEQIPVEQLPIVIGKLQMAYDLFSLLRTEDSNPLKFDLLSLWPLLVENPTTPDRNAWAFGHALVEYWTQNLTIEQLRQRFDYYLQQI, from the coding sequence ATGGTGCGTTTAAATCTGTGGCAGTGGGTAGTTTTGGCAACACCAATCGCCGCCATAATCATTTTCTTAGTGGTAGCGGCTGGAATGCAGATCCATGAGTGGGGAATCAATTGGATCTGGGGTGTGTTCACTCTGGTATTTTTAGGTTGGCGTTGGTTGTTGGTGCGGTGGACTCAACCTGTAATTACACAAGTAGAAGCTGCATTAGCCGAAGTCAGAGTAGAACTAGAAACTCAAATTGAGAATCCTACCACACCAGTCAGTGGTGATATGACAAAGCAAGCAGAAGCCGCATTGCAAGAAATTCTCACCGTGGCTCAAAGCGATCGCCCCATTTGGGAAGACTGGCAAACTTTTTGGCAACGCTGTCAAGAGTTAGTAGTGGCGATCGCCCATATCTACCATCCAGAGGTGCAGTATCCTTTACTTAATATCTACGTTCCCCAAGCTTACGGACTAATTCGGGGTACGGTGGATGATTTAGATCAGTGGATGCAAAAGTTATCACCCGCTCTTAATCAGGTAACGGTAGGGCAAGCTTACCAAGCCTACGAAGTCTACCGCAAGTTAGAACCATCTGTACGGAAGGCTTGGCGGGCGTGGAGTTGGGCGCAGTGGCTATTAAATCCTGTGGCGGCAGTAGCTAACCGTGCTACTCAAGGGTACTCCAATCAAGCTAATCAGCAATTATTGGGGAATTTGGGGCAATTACTGCGAGAAGCGGCGTTGCGGAATTTGTGTAGACAGGCGATCGCTCTCTACAGTGGTGCAACCATCCCTGTGGAAACGCCCACAGTTTCTACACCAACCTTACCTAAAACTAAAACCCAAACTCTGCAAAACATTCTCGCTCAAGCTGAACCAGTAGAAAAGGTTGAGCAAAAACCAATCAGTATTCTTTTGGTGGGGAGAACGGGAGCCGGGAAAAGCAGCTTGATTAATACTTTATTTCAGGGCGACTTAGCAGCAGTTGATGTTTTACCCAGCACCAACCAAATTCAAAATTATCATTGGCAAACCCAAGACGGTGAAACCCTGCATCTGTGGGATACACCAGGATACGAACAAGTCAAACGGGAGGATTTGCGCCAACTGGTGTTAGATTACGCCACTAACGCCGATTTGTTGCTGTTAGTTACTCCTGTGCTTGATCCCGCCCTGCAAATGGATGTAGATTTTCTGCAAGCCATCAAAGCCACCATTGCAGATATCCCAGCGATCGCTGTCGTCACCCAAGTAGATCGACTGCGCCCGATTCGAGAATGGCAACCGCCTTATGATTGGCAATGGGGCGAAAAACCAAAGGAAATCGCCATTCGGGAAGCTACAGCCTATCGTGGGGAATTGTTGGGTGATTTTTGTAATTTAGTCTTACCTGTCGTCACCAGCGAACTCTCAACAGGTAGAATTGCCTGGGGAGTTGATGCTTTATCCTTGGGATTAATGGAGGCGATCGCACCTGCCAAACAACTCCGCCTAGCCCGCTTTTTGCGTAACCAGGAAGCCCGTACTGTGGCGGCTGCCAAAATTATCGATCATTACACCTTCCAAATGGCAACCACCCAAGGATTAACAGCACTGCTCAAAAGTCCTGTGCTTCAGTTCATTGCTACATTATCAACTGGCTCTCCGACTTTGGCATACATACTAGCCGAGCAAATCCCCGTAGAACAGTTACCGATTGTCATAGGTAAACTCCAGATGGCTTATGATTTATTCTCGCTGTTGCGTACAGAAGACTCTAATCCACTCAAATTTGACTTATTATCTCTGTGGCCACTACTTGTAGAAAACCCTACCACACCCGATCGCAATGCTTGGGCATTTGGCCACGCCCTTGTAGAATACTGGACACAGAATTTAACTATAGAACAACTCCGGCAACGCTTTGACTACTATTTGCAACAGATATGA
- a CDS encoding RnfABCDGE type electron transport complex subunit D produces the protein MLLKDIRDYQILFLSLFLILGIGTRDWTLRPELIAVAITTCLATQCILSLVKARGSRGAEAAEVKISMPNAHSPMPNPLNIRSALITALGLSLLLRADHWTTMALAAASAIASKFFLQVNNKHFFNPANFGIISALVFTSDAWVSPGQWGEEWWYGLLFAGAGGMILQRIGRWDTTAAFLGAYSLLEAMRNLWLGWTWDVYWHRLMSGSLLLFALFMVTDPRSIPNARLGRIVWAVCIAIFTFILRNYFFIPTAVFWALFIFAPLTILFDFLYAAPQFSWVKVRKNQPDEQLETDSNNTNNSPLTTHYS, from the coding sequence ATGCTGCTCAAAGATATACGGGATTATCAAATTCTTTTTCTTAGCTTGTTCCTGATTTTAGGAATTGGAACAAGGGATTGGACACTGCGACCAGAATTAATTGCAGTAGCGATCACCACCTGTTTGGCTACTCAGTGCATCTTGTCATTAGTGAAAGCCAGAGGCAGCAGGGGAGCAGAGGCAGCAGAGGTGAAAATTTCAATGCCCAATGCCCATTCCCCAATGCCCAATCCCCTGAATATCCGCAGTGCTTTAATTACGGCGTTAGGACTTAGCCTACTATTACGGGCTGATCATTGGACAACGATGGCTTTAGCCGCAGCTAGTGCGATCGCTAGTAAATTTTTCTTGCAAGTCAACAATAAACATTTCTTCAATCCAGCGAACTTTGGCATTATTTCTGCCTTGGTGTTCACCTCTGATGCTTGGGTTTCTCCAGGACAGTGGGGTGAAGAATGGTGGTATGGGCTGTTATTTGCTGGTGCTGGGGGCATGATTTTGCAACGCATTGGCCGATGGGACACGACAGCCGCCTTTTTGGGTGCTTACTCATTACTAGAGGCTATGCGTAATCTCTGGTTGGGTTGGACTTGGGACGTTTATTGGCATCGGTTAATGAGTGGTTCTTTGTTGCTATTTGCCCTGTTTATGGTGACAGATCCTCGCTCAATTCCCAATGCACGACTTGGACGCATAGTGTGGGCAGTCTGTATTGCCATCTTTACCTTTATTCTGCGGAATTACTTCTTTATTCCCACCGCAGTTTTTTGGGCATTGTTTATATTTGCACCGTTAACTATCCTGTTTGATTTTCTCTATGCAGCACCCCAATTTTCGTGGGTGAAAGTTAGGAAAAATCAGCCAGATGAGCAATTAGAAACAGACAGTAACAATACCAACAACTCACCACTCACTACCCACTACTCATAA
- a CDS encoding DUF2330 domain-containing protein — translation MQRFRFILPLFLLLIFVLCFAPTAWAFCGFYVAKADAKLYNKASQVVIARDSDRTVLTMANDYQGEVKDFAMVVPVPTVIKKEQVRVAEPKMIERLDAFSAPRLVEYFDEDPCAPVARRRSAFLAVPSAAVNEAESTRRDRSLGVTVEARFNVGEYDIVVLSAKESGGLETWLNRNGYKIPRGAKQLLKPYIRSSMKFFVAKVNLDEFEKSGYQFLRPLQISYQSPKFMLPIRLGMINSTSEQDLIVYVLSPKGQAEITNYRTVKVPSNVNIPVFVKEEFGDFYKSTFQTAYTKEGKKVAFLEYAWDMSNCDPCAADPLTSEELKQAGVFWLDGDSPSNAPIPPNFRRSFPVSNVFITRLHVRYTRDKFPEDLMFQDTSNRESFQGRYVLQHPFTGEVKCQAGKEYKRSLPRRFEQEAQTLAKLTNWNIQDIRRKMRLTIGNLTSSWWETLFSWLGIRM, via the coding sequence ATGCAGCGTTTTCGATTTATTCTTCCATTGTTTTTGTTATTAATATTTGTATTGTGCTTTGCACCGACAGCTTGGGCATTTTGTGGATTTTATGTTGCCAAAGCTGATGCCAAGCTATATAACAAAGCTTCTCAAGTGGTGATTGCCAGGGATAGCGATCGCACCGTCTTGACTATGGCGAATGACTACCAAGGCGAAGTCAAAGATTTTGCAATGGTTGTCCCTGTTCCTACAGTGATCAAAAAAGAGCAAGTGCGCGTCGCTGAACCCAAAATGATCGAACGTTTGGATGCTTTTAGCGCACCGCGTTTAGTAGAGTATTTTGATGAAGATCCTTGCGCCCCAGTCGCCCGAAGAAGATCTGCATTTTTAGCTGTACCCTCAGCCGCAGTTAATGAAGCAGAAAGTACCAGACGCGATCGCAGTTTGGGTGTGACAGTCGAAGCACGGTTTAATGTAGGTGAATACGATATTGTCGTATTGAGTGCCAAAGAATCCGGTGGCTTAGAAACTTGGCTCAATCGCAATGGTTACAAAATTCCTAGAGGTGCAAAACAGTTACTCAAGCCATACATTCGTTCCTCAATGAAGTTTTTTGTCGCCAAAGTTAATCTAGATGAATTTGAAAAATCTGGTTATCAGTTTCTTCGTCCTCTACAAATTTCCTACCAATCACCCAAGTTCATGTTACCGATTCGCTTAGGGATGATTAACTCCACCTCTGAGCAAGATTTAATTGTCTACGTCCTCTCACCCAAAGGACAAGCTGAAATCACCAACTACAGGACTGTCAAAGTTCCTTCTAATGTCAACATTCCTGTATTTGTCAAAGAAGAATTTGGCGACTTTTATAAATCCACATTTCAAACCGCTTACACCAAAGAAGGTAAAAAAGTCGCCTTCTTAGAATATGCCTGGGATATGAGTAACTGTGATCCTTGTGCAGCTGATCCCTTAACATCAGAAGAATTGAAACAAGCCGGTGTATTTTGGCTAGATGGCGACTCCCCAAGCAACGCACCCATACCCCCAAACTTTCGTCGTTCCTTTCCAGTCAGTAACGTCTTCATTACTCGCTTGCACGTCCGCTACACCCGCGACAAATTCCCCGAAGACTTGATGTTTCAAGACACCTCTAACCGTGAATCCTTCCAAGGACGATACGTTTTGCAACATCCCTTTACAGGAGAAGTTAAATGTCAAGCAGGTAAAGAATATAAGCGTTCCTTACCAAGACGCTTTGAACAAGAAGCCCAAACCCTAGCCAAACTCACCAACTGGAACATCCAAGACATCCGGCGCAAAATGCGATTGACTATAGGTAATCTCACCAGTTCTTGGTGGGAAACGTTATTTTCCTGGCTGGGGATAAGGATGTAG